From Rhodovastum atsumiense, a single genomic window includes:
- a CDS encoding DUF4142 domain-containing protein — MTDRRSLLLVAGTAPALFAARSAVAQASLRPDPTPRLPPQPGQGLPAEDVRFLRRAARLSEAQQEAGRLAAAAAATPEIRQLAEAVAGEHATLLRELIAYAAKHGVDLQASEDTSLAGLRTARGEEMDRRFLARQLGLYAPLAEMYQAEASNTPDKELGRLAIAALAALRMRFETARQLGTGYGLSVETVEAPPQY, encoded by the coding sequence ATGACCGACCGCCGCTCGCTGCTGCTTGTCGCCGGCACGGCCCCTGCCCTGTTCGCCGCGCGCAGCGCGGTCGCGCAGGCCAGTCTCCGGCCCGATCCCACGCCGCGCCTGCCGCCGCAGCCCGGCCAGGGCCTGCCGGCCGAGGACGTTCGCTTCCTCCGCCGTGCCGCCCGGTTGAGCGAGGCGCAGCAAGAGGCGGGCCGGCTCGCCGCCGCGGCGGCCGCGACCCCGGAGATCCGGCAACTGGCCGAGGCCGTCGCCGGGGAGCACGCCACGCTGCTGCGTGAACTGATCGCTTATGCGGCAAAGCACGGCGTCGATCTGCAGGCATCCGAGGATACCTCGCTGGCCGGGCTGCGGACGGCACGCGGCGAGGAGATGGACCGGCGTTTTCTGGCCCGGCAGCTCGGGCTTTATGCGCCGCTGGCCGAGATGTACCAGGCCGAGGCATCGAACACCCCGGACAAGGAGCTGGGGCGGCTGGCCATCGCCGCGCTGGCGGCGCTGCGGATGCGGTTCGAAACGGCACGCCAGCTCGGCACCGGCTACGGCCTGTCGGTTGAAACCGTCGAGGCCCCGCCGCAATACTGA
- a CDS encoding GMC oxidoreductase, with protein sequence MQVEDLNSIGQGIVLDTDLAIIGGGPAGLAIAREFAATSTQVLVLESGLLQEDAPHEDLNRVDNVGEPMGEASIRARMAFHGANSSSWSQETQGYGVRCRVLGGATHAWAGKSAALDAFDFQPRSWVPFSGWPFGVAAVAPFLDRAADMLNLGPNCYDAGLWELLRLTPPSPPLDARLVESCFWQFARSRQDRLDLMRVGPEVLRLQADNLRILLNATVTCIHPPGADAPCFVLDVASVDAGCAMVRARCVVLAASGIENPRLLLASNRTCPNGLGNEHGLVGRFLMDHPSARLGRFEVAGSAAIVDRFGFYGLRRRSQIHMYMHGLTLSREVQEREGLLHCAAYMMEERAPDDPWEALKRLLRATSTAPVADLLAVARSPGLLAKGLGLRLFQGHILPDAVKDLAIALMASRSPNFVVREFRARGLPHKLTGVGLDAITEQKPDPDSRITLSGQRDRLGVPLARVQWRIDPDAARSLARLGRILAAEFARVGLPVPELVPWVARDRPQDAVLIDMGHTSGTTRMADDPRSGVVDSRCRVHGVPGLYVAGASVFPTSGHANPTLMIVALAIRLADQIKADLAATKPARDLRPRRRPLPVE encoded by the coding sequence ATGCAGGTCGAAGACCTCAATTCGATCGGCCAGGGGATCGTGCTCGACACCGACCTGGCGATCATCGGTGGCGGGCCGGCGGGCCTGGCGATCGCCCGCGAATTCGCGGCAACGTCGACACAGGTCCTGGTGCTCGAAAGCGGCCTGCTGCAGGAAGACGCGCCCCACGAGGACCTCAACCGGGTGGACAATGTCGGTGAACCCATGGGGGAGGCCAGTATCCGCGCGCGCATGGCCTTCCACGGCGCCAATTCGTCATCCTGGTCGCAGGAAACACAGGGATACGGGGTGAGGTGTCGGGTACTCGGGGGAGCCACACATGCCTGGGCCGGCAAGTCGGCTGCCCTCGACGCCTTCGATTTCCAGCCGCGGTCCTGGGTGCCTTTCTCCGGCTGGCCCTTCGGCGTGGCGGCAGTGGCGCCGTTCCTCGATCGTGCCGCGGACATGCTCAATCTTGGGCCGAATTGCTATGACGCGGGGCTGTGGGAGTTGCTGCGCCTCACGCCGCCATCCCCGCCCCTCGATGCGCGGCTGGTCGAGTCCTGCTTCTGGCAGTTCGCGCGCTCGCGCCAGGACCGGCTGGATCTCATGCGTGTTGGTCCCGAAGTGCTGAGGCTGCAGGCGGACAATCTCCGGATTCTGCTCAATGCCACGGTCACCTGCATCCACCCACCCGGCGCTGATGCGCCCTGCTTCGTGCTGGACGTGGCCTCGGTCGATGCGGGATGCGCCATGGTCCGCGCGCGCTGCGTCGTCCTGGCGGCGAGCGGGATCGAGAATCCGCGCCTGCTGCTGGCATCGAACCGCACCTGTCCGAACGGCCTGGGCAACGAGCACGGCCTTGTCGGACGATTCCTGATGGATCATCCGAGCGCAAGGCTGGGGCGTTTCGAGGTCGCGGGCTCCGCCGCCATCGTCGATCGCTTCGGCTTCTACGGCCTGCGGCGGCGGTCACAGATCCACATGTACATGCACGGCCTGACGCTCAGCCGCGAGGTGCAGGAGCGCGAAGGATTGCTGCATTGCGCCGCCTACATGATGGAGGAACGCGCGCCCGACGATCCGTGGGAGGCGCTGAAGCGGCTGCTGCGCGCCACCAGCACGGCACCCGTCGCCGATCTGCTCGCGGTCGCGCGCAGCCCGGGGCTGCTGGCCAAGGGGCTGGGGCTGCGGCTGTTCCAGGGGCACATCCTGCCTGATGCCGTGAAGGATCTTGCGATCGCGCTCATGGCCAGCCGGAGTCCCAACTTCGTCGTACGCGAGTTCCGCGCCCGCGGCCTGCCGCACAAGCTGACCGGCGTCGGCCTCGATGCCATCACCGAGCAGAAGCCGGATCCGGACAGCCGGATCACCCTGTCCGGCCAACGCGACCGTCTGGGCGTGCCGCTCGCGCGCGTGCAATGGCGGATCGATCCCGATGCCGCCCGGTCGCTGGCCCGGCTTGGCCGGATCCTGGCGGCGGAATTCGCCAGGGTAGGGCTGCCGGTGCCGGAGCTGGTGCCGTGGGTGGCGCGGGATCGTCCGCAGGATGCCGTCCTGATCGACATGGGCCATACCAGCGGCACCACGCGGATGGCCGACGATCCCAGGTCCGGGGTCGTCGATTCCCGCTGCCGGGTGCATGGCGTTCCCGGCCTTTATGTGGCCGGGGCCTCGGTGTTTCCGACCAGCGGGCATGCCAACCCGACGCTGATGATCGTGGCGCTGGCGATCCGGCTGGCCGATCAGATCAAGGCGGATCTCGCGGCCACGAAGCCGGCGCGCGACCTGCGCCCGCGGCGCAGGCCGCTCCCGGTGGAGTGA
- a CDS encoding PTS sugar transporter subunit IIA, with product MILAEMIPPHHVLDRLRAADKPALLAELGRRAEAVFGLSAPVVAAALAAREALGSTGVGAGIALPHARLEGVPGPVGFLVRLDRPLDYDAVDGRPVDLLVLLLSPPEDNGHLQALAAVSRRLRDPAAAAALRKAPDAAALRDIFVGG from the coding sequence GTGATCCTGGCGGAGATGATACCCCCCCACCATGTCCTCGACCGGTTGCGCGCCGCCGACAAGCCGGCGCTGCTGGCCGAGCTGGGCCGGCGCGCGGAGGCCGTGTTCGGCCTGTCCGCCCCGGTGGTTGCGGCCGCCCTGGCGGCGCGGGAGGCGCTGGGATCGACCGGGGTCGGCGCCGGGATCGCGCTGCCCCATGCCCGGCTGGAGGGCGTGCCGGGACCGGTCGGCTTCCTCGTCCGGCTGGATCGACCGCTCGACTACGATGCGGTGGACGGGCGCCCGGTGGACCTGCTGGTGCTGTTGCTGAGCCCGCCGGAGGACAACGGCCATCTCCAGGCCCTGGCCGCGGTGTCGCGCCGGCTGCGCGACCCGGCCGCCGCGGCGGCCTTGCGCAAGGCACCGGACGCCGCGGCGTTGCGGGATATCTTCGTGGGCGGGTAG
- a CDS encoding sensor histidine kinase → MPEPLRPSPDALLKQAVRDSGRGRLKIFLGAAPGVGKTYEMLSAAQARRREGADVVVGVVETHGRAETAALLDGLEVLPRRQEEYKGRLLEEMDLDALLARRPALALVDEFAHSNAPGSRHPKRSMDVEELLAAGIDVWTTLNVQHLESLNDIVARITRIRVRETVPDAVLDLADEIEVVDTTPADLIQRLREGKVYTGRTAVHALAHYFSPGNLTALRELALRRTAQSVDARLRDHMQAHAIAGPWPAGDRILVCVTRAGTGAALVRYGRRLAERLHAPWTALHVETARHLQRSEAERDAIAESLRLAERLGAETATIPGQDVPAEIVAYARAQNFSHIVVGKPVRRRWWRLRRPVAEALIAAAGEIPVHVVGGAGHAPSPPETPAREAVNPRPYLAACGIVVLATLLGVGLRHVLAVSNISLVFLTAVLVSAAWFGLWPALFTCLVSVLAYNFFFLPPLYTFTIADPENVVTLVFFLAAALIAGNLAAGVRAQALAARQRARTTDQLYQFSRKLAGVVGMDDLLWATAYQIAAMLRVNVVLLLPEGESIAVRAGYPPEDMLDEADFAAAVWCWRNNRPAGRGADTLPGARRLFLPLRTGSGPVGVVGIGREDAGTAPLLDPEQRRLLDALTDQAAIAIERVNLAADVDRSRLEAETERLRSALLTSLSHDLRTPLAAILGSASSLESYHALLDEAAQRELLATIREEAERLNRFVGNLLDMTRLESGALALRLESTDPGEVIGTALARTGRLLAGHNVTLDLAQDLPTVRLDAVLFEQVLFNLLDNAAKYAPAGSTVQVRGWREAAPGGSDLLRVQVIDEGPGIPEEELVRVFDKFHRVRSTDHQRAGTGLGLAICRGFIEAMGGHITAANRADRTGAVFTLTLPGAP, encoded by the coding sequence ATGCCGGAGCCGTTGCGTCCCTCCCCCGATGCCCTGCTGAAGCAGGCGGTCCGCGATTCCGGTCGCGGACGCCTGAAGATTTTTCTGGGCGCCGCCCCAGGTGTCGGCAAGACCTATGAGATGTTGTCCGCTGCCCAGGCGCGCCGCCGCGAGGGGGCGGACGTGGTGGTTGGCGTGGTGGAGACGCATGGCCGGGCGGAAACCGCTGCCCTGCTCGATGGCCTGGAGGTGTTGCCCCGCCGCCAGGAGGAGTACAAGGGCCGCCTGCTGGAAGAAATGGATCTCGATGCCTTGCTCGCGCGTCGTCCGGCGCTGGCGCTGGTGGACGAGTTCGCCCACAGCAACGCCCCGGGCAGCCGCCACCCGAAGCGCAGCATGGACGTCGAGGAATTGCTCGCGGCGGGCATCGACGTCTGGACCACGCTGAACGTCCAGCATCTGGAGAGCCTGAACGACATCGTCGCGCGCATCACCCGCATCCGCGTGCGCGAGACGGTGCCGGATGCGGTGCTCGATCTGGCCGACGAGATCGAGGTGGTGGACACCACGCCGGCCGACCTGATCCAGCGCCTGCGCGAGGGGAAGGTCTATACCGGCCGCACTGCCGTGCATGCGCTGGCGCATTACTTTTCGCCCGGCAACCTGACCGCGCTGCGCGAACTGGCGTTGCGGCGCACGGCGCAGAGCGTGGATGCGCGGCTGCGCGATCACATGCAGGCGCACGCGATCGCCGGGCCCTGGCCCGCGGGTGACCGCATCCTGGTCTGTGTCACCCGCGCCGGGACCGGGGCGGCGCTGGTGCGCTATGGCCGCCGGCTCGCCGAGCGGCTGCACGCGCCGTGGACGGCGCTGCATGTCGAGACGGCGCGGCATCTGCAGCGCTCCGAGGCCGAGCGCGATGCCATTGCCGAGTCGTTGCGCCTGGCCGAGCGGCTGGGGGCGGAGACCGCGACCATTCCCGGCCAGGACGTGCCCGCCGAGATCGTCGCCTATGCGCGGGCGCAGAATTTCTCGCATATCGTGGTGGGAAAGCCGGTGCGACGGCGCTGGTGGCGCCTGCGCCGCCCGGTGGCTGAAGCGTTGATCGCGGCCGCGGGTGAGATCCCGGTGCATGTGGTGGGCGGGGCCGGGCACGCCCCGTCACCGCCGGAGACGCCGGCGCGTGAGGCGGTCAATCCGCGTCCCTATCTCGCCGCCTGCGGCATCGTGGTGCTGGCGACGCTGCTGGGGGTCGGGCTGCGGCATGTGCTCGCGGTCAGCAACATCTCGCTGGTGTTCCTGACGGCGGTGCTGGTCAGCGCGGCGTGGTTCGGGCTGTGGCCGGCGCTGTTCACCTGCCTCGTCAGCGTGCTGGCCTATAATTTCTTCTTCCTGCCGCCGCTCTACACCTTCACCATCGCCGACCCGGAAAACGTGGTCACGCTGGTGTTCTTCCTGGCCGCCGCGCTGATCGCGGGCAACCTGGCCGCGGGGGTGCGGGCGCAGGCGCTGGCGGCGCGGCAGCGGGCACGCACCACCGACCAGCTGTACCAGTTCAGCCGCAAGCTGGCCGGCGTGGTTGGCATGGACGACCTGCTCTGGGCGACCGCCTACCAGATCGCCGCGATGCTGCGGGTGAACGTGGTGCTGCTGCTGCCGGAAGGGGAGAGCATCGCCGTGCGGGCGGGCTATCCGCCGGAGGACATGCTGGACGAGGCCGACTTCGCCGCCGCGGTCTGGTGCTGGCGCAACAACCGCCCGGCCGGGCGGGGGGCCGACACGCTGCCGGGGGCGCGCCGGCTGTTCCTGCCGCTGCGCACCGGCAGCGGCCCGGTCGGCGTGGTCGGCATCGGCCGCGAGGATGCCGGCACCGCCCCGTTGCTGGATCCGGAGCAGCGCCGGTTGCTGGATGCGCTGACCGACCAGGCGGCGATCGCCATCGAGCGGGTGAACCTCGCCGCCGACGTGGACCGCTCGCGGCTGGAGGCGGAGACCGAGCGGCTGCGCTCGGCGCTGCTGACCTCGCTGTCGCATGATCTGCGCACGCCGCTTGCCGCTATCCTGGGATCGGCCAGCAGCCTGGAGAGCTATCACGCGCTGCTGGACGAGGCGGCGCAGCGCGAACTGCTCGCCACCATCCGCGAGGAGGCGGAGCGCCTGAACCGCTTCGTCGGCAACCTGCTGGACATGACCCGGCTGGAATCCGGGGCCTTGGCGCTGCGGCTGGAATCCACTGATCCAGGCGAGGTGATCGGCACCGCGCTCGCCCGCACCGGACGGTTGCTGGCCGGGCACAATGTCACGCTCGATCTCGCGCAGGATCTGCCGACGGTGCGGCTCGATGCCGTGCTGTTCGAGCAGGTGCTGTTCAATCTGCTCGACAATGCCGCAAAATACGCGCCGGCGGGCAGCACGGTGCAGGTGCGCGGCTGGCGGGAGGCCGCGCCGGGGGGATCCGACCTGCTGCGGGTGCAGGTGATCGACGAGGGACCCGGCATTCCCGAGGAGGAGCTGGTACGCGTGTTCGACAAGTTCCACCGGGTGCGCAGCACCGACCACCAGCGCGCCGGCACCGGGCTCGGGCTCGCGATCTGCCGTGGCTTCATCGAGGCGATGGGCGGGCACATCACCGCGGCCAACCGGGCCGACCGGACCGGTGCGGTGTTCACGCTGACCTTGCCGGGGGCGCCATGA
- the bluB gene encoding 5,6-dimethylbenzimidazole synthase, which yields MTTADAALTEAAPLPAPERAGIYRAILTRRDVRSQFRPDPVPDAVLSRVLTAAHHAPSVGFMQPWDFLVLRDPEVRRRVHDLFLKANEEAAAMFPPERQALYRSLKLEGIMQAPVNLCITCDPDRAGPVVIGRTHIREMDSYSAVCAVQNLWLAARAEGLGVGWVSILDQDALRRTLGIPAPVVPIAYLCLGWVEGYHPRPELELVGWRQRLPIEQVVRFDGWQDEGRRQDPLLRQLHDDAQAVAENRFLDERLDP from the coding sequence ATGACGACAGCGGACGCCGCGTTGACCGAAGCCGCCCCCCTCCCCGCGCCGGAACGCGCCGGGATCTACCGTGCCATCCTCACCCGGCGCGACGTGCGCAGCCAGTTCCGTCCCGATCCGGTGCCGGACGCGGTGCTGAGCCGCGTGCTCACCGCCGCCCACCACGCGCCTTCGGTGGGCTTCATGCAGCCATGGGATTTCCTGGTGCTGCGCGACCCGGAAGTACGCCGGCGCGTGCATGACCTTTTCCTCAAGGCCAATGAGGAAGCGGCGGCGATGTTCCCGCCGGAACGGCAGGCGCTGTACCGTTCGCTCAAGCTGGAAGGGATCATGCAGGCGCCGGTCAATCTCTGCATCACCTGCGATCCCGACCGCGCCGGGCCGGTGGTCATCGGCCGCACTCATATCCGGGAGATGGACAGCTACAGCGCGGTCTGTGCGGTGCAGAACCTGTGGCTGGCGGCCCGCGCCGAAGGGTTGGGGGTGGGCTGGGTGAGCATCCTCGACCAGGACGCGCTGCGCCGGACGCTGGGCATTCCCGCCCCCGTCGTGCCGATCGCCTATCTCTGCCTGGGCTGGGTGGAGGGCTACCATCCCCGGCCCGAGCTGGAACTGGTCGGCTGGCGCCAGCGGCTGCCGATCGAACAGGTGGTGCGCTTCGATGGCTGGCAGGACGAAGGCCGTCGCCAGGACCCCTTGCTGCGGCAATTGCACGATGATGCGCAGGCCGTCGCGGAGAACCGCTTCCTGGACGAACGCCTCGATCCGTAG
- a CDS encoding nitric oxide reductase activation protein NorD: MPWFLEPEETIGHAWHRLVGDAASWTVHPDATVSLDAMRGRLGVLFRALGGAGTVRIAPVAAIASRHRTGLRARLGLGGVERLEQPCFDGATLMLPPVLAVLERRADNEALYEWLAAWFALAEATPPALPADPLQADVARLRRARTHTARLLAQWPGLRPLHARLAASLRALRHRPKLAGDEAAMEAAVRIGLGEAAPDPLPPRLHAMLDPTRPVAGFRAGRRYRPFLPVPLWGEVVAPETGPTAPEDSADAHGAAGGTVARRQRARRRDAGQTRRRDPLVLNRFETILGLAEMMNLARPVEDDDAAAARQAAEDLDELALIPQARRAATRLRMDPHLPQAEVAAEPLLAATLTYPEWDHRRGAYHPDHCRVIVEPAATEAGDWHPDAAARRRIRRVRRQFEALRPRRRMLQAQPDGEELDLPALVRAVADCRASGAGSERVFRAARTDQRDLAVLVLVDGSLSTESWVGTGRVLDVEKEALLALTAGLAACGDAHEVLVFTSRRRHAVWVRRVKAFDEPPGAAVARRILALRPGHYTRMGAAIRHAARGLADRPETHRLLLLLSDGKPNDADHYEGRYAVEDTRRAIREARRAGIRVFGITIDQEARDYVPALFGQGAYTIIADAARLTAALPRLYRQVTA; this comes from the coding sequence ATGCCCTGGTTCCTCGAACCGGAGGAGACGATCGGCCATGCCTGGCACCGCCTCGTCGGCGATGCCGCCAGTTGGACGGTGCATCCGGACGCGACGGTCTCGCTCGATGCCATGCGGGGGCGGCTCGGTGTGCTGTTCCGCGCGCTTGGCGGGGCCGGGACGGTCCGCATCGCCCCCGTCGCCGCCATCGCCTCGCGCCACCGCACCGGGCTGCGCGCCCGCCTCGGCCTGGGCGGGGTGGAGCGGCTCGAGCAGCCATGCTTCGACGGAGCCACGCTGATGCTGCCGCCGGTGCTCGCCGTGCTGGAGCGGCGCGCGGACAACGAGGCGCTGTATGAATGGCTCGCGGCGTGGTTCGCCCTGGCGGAAGCGACGCCGCCCGCCCTGCCGGCCGATCCGCTGCAGGCCGACGTGGCGCGGCTGCGCCGGGCGCGCACACACACCGCCCGGCTGCTGGCGCAGTGGCCGGGGCTGCGTCCGCTGCATGCGCGGCTGGCGGCGTCGTTGCGCGCGCTGCGGCACCGCCCGAAGCTGGCCGGCGACGAGGCGGCGATGGAAGCGGCGGTGCGCATCGGTCTCGGCGAGGCCGCGCCAGACCCGCTGCCGCCGCGCCTGCACGCCATGCTGGACCCGACCCGGCCGGTCGCGGGTTTCCGGGCCGGGCGGCGCTACCGGCCCTTCCTGCCGGTGCCGCTCTGGGGCGAGGTGGTGGCGCCGGAGACGGGACCGACAGCGCCGGAGGACAGCGCCGATGCGCACGGGGCCGCCGGCGGCACGGTGGCGCGGCGACAGCGGGCGCGGCGGCGCGACGCCGGGCAGACCCGCCGTCGTGATCCGCTGGTGCTGAACCGGTTCGAGACCATCCTGGGACTGGCCGAGATGATGAATCTCGCCCGCCCGGTCGAGGATGACGATGCCGCGGCGGCGCGGCAGGCGGCGGAGGATCTCGACGAACTGGCGCTTATTCCGCAGGCGCGCCGTGCGGCGACGCGGCTGCGCATGGATCCTCATCTGCCGCAGGCGGAGGTCGCGGCCGAACCGTTGCTCGCCGCGACGCTGACCTATCCGGAATGGGATCACCGGCGCGGCGCGTATCATCCCGACCATTGCCGCGTGATCGTCGAACCGGCCGCGACCGAGGCCGGGGACTGGCATCCCGACGCGGCGGCGCGGCGGCGCATCCGCCGGGTGCGCCGCCAGTTCGAGGCGCTGCGGCCGCGCCGACGGATGCTGCAGGCCCAACCGGACGGTGAGGAGCTTGATCTCCCGGCGTTGGTGCGGGCGGTCGCGGACTGCCGTGCCAGCGGTGCCGGCAGCGAGCGGGTGTTCCGCGCGGCCCGCACCGACCAGCGCGACCTGGCCGTGCTGGTGCTGGTCGATGGATCGCTCTCGACCGAAAGTTGGGTCGGGACGGGCCGGGTGCTCGATGTGGAAAAGGAGGCGCTGCTTGCCCTCACCGCCGGGCTGGCGGCCTGCGGCGATGCACATGAAGTGCTGGTCTTCACCTCCCGTCGCCGCCACGCGGTGTGGGTGCGCCGCGTGAAGGCGTTCGACGAGCCTCCCGGTGCGGCGGTGGCGCGACGTATCCTGGCGCTGCGGCCCGGCCATTATACCCGCATGGGGGCGGCGATCCGGCATGCCGCGCGTGGCCTCGCCGACCGGCCCGAGACCCATCGCCTGTTGTTGCTGCTGAGTGACGGCAAGCCGAACGATGCCGACCATTACGAAGGTCGCTACGCGGTGGAGGACACGCGCCGGGCGATCCGCGAGGCCCGCCGTGCCGGTATCCGGGTGTTCGGCATCACCATCGACCAGGAGGCGCGCGATTATGTCCCCGCGCTGTTTGGCCAGGGTGCCTACACGATCATCGCCGATGCCGCGCGCCTGACCGCGGCGTTGCCGCGCCTCTACCGGCAGGTCACGGCGTAA
- a CDS encoding CbbQ/NirQ/NorQ/GpvN family protein, producing MSETIVSLPYYAPTGGECALFELAFRNRLPLLLKGPTGCGKTRFVAHMAARLGRPLYTVACHDDLTAADLTGRWLLRGGDTVWSDGPLTRAVREGAICYLDEVVEARRDVTVVLHPLTDDRRILPLERTGEVLHAPPGFMLVVSYNPGYQSVLKSLKPSTRQRFLALEFGFPPPEAEAAIVATESGLPRERCVPLVRLAQALRELKGQDLEEGVSTRLLVYAASLIAAGMQPALAIRAAMIEPLTDEPDVRQALLRVVDITLG from the coding sequence ATGAGCGAGACGATCGTCTCCCTGCCGTACTACGCCCCCACCGGCGGGGAATGCGCACTGTTCGAGCTGGCCTTCCGCAATCGCCTGCCGCTGCTGCTCAAGGGCCCGACCGGCTGCGGCAAGACACGCTTCGTCGCGCACATGGCCGCACGGCTCGGGCGGCCGCTCTACACCGTCGCCTGCCATGACGACCTGACCGCCGCCGACCTCACCGGGCGCTGGCTGCTGCGCGGCGGCGACACGGTCTGGAGCGACGGGCCGCTGACCCGGGCGGTGCGCGAAGGCGCCATCTGCTACCTCGACGAAGTGGTGGAAGCGCGCCGGGACGTCACCGTGGTGCTGCACCCGTTGACCGACGACCGCCGCATCCTGCCGCTGGAGCGCACCGGCGAGGTGCTGCACGCTCCGCCCGGCTTCATGCTCGTGGTTTCCTACAATCCTGGTTACCAGTCGGTGCTGAAATCGCTGAAGCCGAGCACGCGTCAGCGTTTCCTGGCGCTGGAGTTCGGCTTCCCGCCGCCGGAGGCCGAGGCCGCCATCGTCGCCACCGAGAGCGGCCTGCCGCGCGAGCGCTGCGTGCCACTGGTGCGGCTGGCGCAGGCGCTGCGGGAGTTGAAGGGCCAGGACCTGGAAGAAGGCGTCTCCACCCGCCTGCTGGTCTACGCGGCCAGCCTGATCGCCGCCGGCATGCAGCCCGCGCTCGCCATCCGCGCCGCGATGATCGAACCGCTGACCGATGAGCCCGACGTGCGGCAGGCGCTGCTGCGCGTCGTCGACATCACCCTCGGCTGA
- a CDS encoding response regulator, with protein sequence MTAPSVLVVDDEPPIRRLLRTSLGAQGWRVDEAATAAAALARVAEAPPDVVILDLGLPDRDGLEVIRELRRGSAVPIVVLSSREREDAKVAALDLGADDYVTKPFGMEELTARLRAALRHRLQQEGAPPVFRSGTLAVDLVRRRVTVGDAEVRLSPREWDILALLVIHAGRVLTHQFILTRLWKAGGDVQQLRVYVRQLRQKIEADPERPRHVVTETGVGYRLVVQETAA encoded by the coding sequence ATGACCGCGCCCTCGGTGCTGGTGGTGGATGACGAGCCGCCGATCCGCCGCCTGTTGCGCACCAGCCTCGGCGCCCAGGGCTGGCGGGTGGACGAGGCCGCCACCGCCGCCGCGGCGCTGGCGCGCGTGGCGGAGGCCCCGCCCGACGTGGTGATCCTCGATCTTGGCCTGCCCGACCGCGACGGGCTGGAGGTGATCCGCGAGCTGCGGCGCGGCAGCGCGGTGCCGATCGTGGTGCTGTCCTCGCGCGAGCGGGAGGATGCCAAGGTGGCGGCGCTCGATCTTGGCGCCGACGACTACGTGACCAAGCCGTTCGGCATGGAGGAGCTGACGGCGCGGCTGCGCGCGGCGCTGCGTCACCGCCTGCAGCAGGAAGGCGCGCCGCCGGTCTTTCGCAGCGGCACGCTCGCGGTCGACCTGGTGCGGCGGCGCGTGACGGTGGGAGACGCCGAGGTGCGGCTCTCGCCGCGGGAGTGGGACATTTTGGCGCTGCTTGTTATCCATGCCGGACGGGTGCTGACCCATCAGTTCATTCTGACGCGACTGTGGAAGGCGGGCGGCGACGTGCAGCAATTGCGTGTCTATGTCCGCCAGCTGCGTCAGAAGATCGAGGCCGACCCGGAGCGCCCGCGCCACGTTGTCACCGAGACGGGAGTTGGCTACCGGTTGGTGGTGCAGGAGACGGCGGCGTGA